TCGACGCTGGAAGAGCTGGACCTGACCGAGTTCACCCCCGCGGACGCGTAGTACGGCTCCGGACGACGCTCTATTCGCGTTTCGATCAAGCAGTCCCGACCGGTGAACGATCGATTGCCACGTGACCGCTCGACGGTGGTTTTTTACCCCTCGTTCGAGTCCTACGAGCCGTATACGTATGACACATCGACTGCTGGTCTCGGATACCAAGGTGATCGACACCGAAGCGATACGGGAGGAGCTCGACGCGTCCGACGTGCGCCTCGAGAGGACCGATGCTCGGATGCCCGATGACCTGATCGACGTCGCGGCGGAGATCGACGGCCTCGTCGTCGATGCGAATACCCACGTTACTGAACGGGTCATTTCGTCGCTCAACAGTCTCGAGGTCGTCGGTCGGGCTGGTATCGGCGTTGACAACGTCGACGTGCGTGCCGCCGCCGACCACGGCGTCACCGTCGTCAATGTGCCCGATTACTGTCTCGACGAGGTGTCGACGCATGCGCTTGGATTGATGCTCGCGTGCGTGCGGCGGATTCCGACGTTCGATCGAGCCGTTAGGGACGGTACGTGGGACTGGACCGTCGGCCGGCCGATCGACCGGCTTCAAGGGCAGACGGTCGGACTCGTCGCGTTCGGTAAGATTGCCCGGAGCCTCTCGAGGAAGCTCCGCGGGTTCGACGTCGACGTGCTCGTCTACGATCCGTACGTATCCGAGCCCGAAATGGCGGGATTCGACGTAACGAAGGTATCCTTCCGCAACCTCCTTGATCGATCGCACGTCGTCTCCGTTCACGCACCGCTCACCAACGAAACCAGGGGTCTATTCGACGTCGACGCATTCTCCTCAATGCGTGAAAATGCCGTTCTGGTGAACACGGCGCGTGGCGGTATCGTCGACGAGAGCGCGCTCCACGGGGCGCTCGTTTCGGGCGAGATCGCTGCCGCCGGCCTCGATGTCCGCGAGGAGGAGCCTCCGACCGCCACGCCGCTATCGGAGCTCGAAACCGTCGTTTTCACCCCACACGTCGGGTGGTACTCCGAGGCGTCGCGCTCGGAACTCACCCGATCCGTTTTCGTGGATGTGCTCCAGGTTCTCGACGGAGGGGATCCGGACCACCCCGTCGATCCGGAATCTAGTTGGTGACGCCACGGAGGCGTCGAACTCCTATCACTATCGCGATCGGATACGGGACGTCCGGGTTCACTGCCGGACGAAAGTGACGGGACATGGGGCGTTCAGCAGTACGGCTTGAGCCGTACTGCCGAAGAGCGCTTTCCCGGCGGGCGTCCGTTTACGTCCCTGAATGAACAGCTGATCGGCAGCGATCTGTTCTGCCATTGAAACGAGTAGCTCATCGGGATCACCGACGGCTCCACGCACCTTACAGGACACGCCCTCGGCCTCGAAGCGTTCGATAGCAGAGCGAACGGACTCGCTACGTTTGGCGACCTCATCTGGGGATCGAGCGGGTTCGTCGAGTCCCTGGACCGCGGACTCGAACGTCTCTTCGGGATGGACGACGCCGAGAACCACGGATACATCGGCGGACGTCGCGACGTTGAGGACCGCCTCTATGAGCGACTCGTGTTCACCGTCGGTTTCCAAGGCTACGAGGATCGTATCGAGTGTCATCGCTTGAACGAACTCGGGCGAGATATATAAATTATCGTCCCCTTGCCATCGAGTTCGATCTCGGACCAGCACGTATTTGTCGCCGGCGATCGAGGTCGGTTCCGTGCTCGACGATAGCCAGCATCGACTCGGTTTCGGAACGTACAGCCTTACCGGCGAGGGCGGCATAGAGACGATGACCGCCGCAATCGAGTCGGGCTACCGCCACATCGACACGGCCCGTCTCTACGGTAACGAGCCGGAGGTTGGCGACGCGATTGACCGCGCGTCGGTTGACCGTAAGGATCTCTTCGTGGCCACGAAGATTGGTCATTTCGAGGAACCGGAGAAGACGCCTGAGTACGTCCGTTCGGGTGTCGAAGAGAGCAGAGAGCGACTCGACGTAGAGACGATCGACCTGCTCTATCACCACTGGCCACGTCGATCCGGCGAGATCGAAACAGTGCTACCGGTCTTCGAGGAGTTGGTTGAAGCCGGTGCCGTCGATCGCATCGGCGTCAGCAACTACACGATCGACGACGTTCGACGCGCCCGGGATCTCATCGATGTCCCGCTGTACGCGAATCAGGTCGAGATGCATCCACTCCTCCAGCAGCACGAACTTCACGCGTTCCTCCGTGAGAACGATATCCACCTCGTAGCGTACTCGCCGCTCGCACAGGGGACGGTGTTCGACGTTCCGGAACTCACGGAGATAGCCGAGAAACATGGGACATCGGCCGCAACCGTGAGCCTCGCCTGGTTGCTCGACAAAGACGGCGTCGTACCGATCCCCCGGTCGAGTGACGTCGCTCACGCTCGGGCGAATCTCGACGCGCGCGACCTCGAACTCGATCGGGAAGACCTCGATCGCATTGAGTCGGTCGACGACACCGTCCGCTGTGAGGACCCGGATTGGATGGAGTGGTAATCAGCCCTCTAGTTCGCACGTCGCGAACAAAGGTGGGGACGCTTGAGATCAGGAGAACTTCGAGTTGATCTCGATGACGTTCGCTGCCCGCGTCACGAGGTTTGGGATCTCCTCACGGTACCGCTTTCCCTCCATTCGGCTCGCTGGACCGGAGACACTGACCGCTCCGATGAGTTCGTCGTTCGGTTTGACCACCGCAGCGACACAGCGAAGTCCATCGATCTTCTCCTCGTCGTCGTACGCGTAGCCACGTTCGCGGATCTCTTGCAGTTCGTCTTTGAGTTCTGGTTGAGTCGTGATCGTCCGTTCGGTGTACTTTGGAAGACCATGCGTATCGATGATTTCGTCGACACGCTCTTCGGGCATATGGGCCAGTATCGCTTTTCCGAGCGCGATACAGTGCATGTATTCGCGGGCACCAACCGTAGAGGCGGTCTGTACCGCTTTATCACCCTCTGCTTTGTGTAGATATACCGCTTTGCCGTGTTCTTCAATCGCAAATTGGGATAGTTCTCCACACTGCTCAACCATATCTTCCAATTCCTCTTTGATGATGTCGTAGAATTCAATCCGATCCGCCACCACTTGGCCGAGTTTGAGAAATCGGAGACCCAATCGGTAGACGTTCCCTCGTTTAGCGACGTACTCCCTATTCAGAAGCGTAGCTAAATGGCTGTGTATCGTTCCTTTCGAATATCCTAGTTCGGATGATAATTCGGTTACTCGTGCCCCGTTTTGCCGCTCCAGTTCCTCGAGAATCTTCAGTGTGATATTGACTGCTTCTACCGTGCGTGATTCGTTATTGACCATATATCTGCAGCACGTACCCGCCCTACATAATTGTTCGCATGTAACGAACAATCGAGGGCAGTAGATACAATAATTCATAGAGGCATAATCTGAAATAACATTCCAGAGATCGTAATCGTATTTTTTATGATTGATTCTTCGCAACCCTCTAGTCGTTACAGCCATACGTCTGTTATCATCGTATGCTCAATTCTAGAGCGGTGACTACCTCCGAAACAGAGTCACACCATAAATATCACACACGTTCTCGTGTTCGTCTCTTACGAATTATTCTACACTATCGGTTCGCCTGAGGAAACGAAGATCATTCACGGTCACTCTCTTTAGTCCTTTTATCAGGATTGCTCTTGTTCTCATCGTTTTTTGTTGCTATTACTACGTCGATCACGTATGAATATACTTCTAATGTATTTCTGATCTCATATTCTTTCTTATATAATAAAAATGGATAATACCTCCCACACAGCGCATTGTTCACATATGATATTACTCTTCGATTACGGGCTGCAGTGCTATCTCGTGACACGCGTTCCATGTCTAATAGATAGATGAGCTAGTATAAAACGGTATGTACCAATTAAACTGCCTACCCACGTTGGAGATACTTTGGAATATTACGGCGCCTACTTGACAATTTTATGAAATAACTTGCTCTAATAGATATGATAACGTTGAATAAGCGCTATTGCCTGGTATGAGTTGGTGCCGACGATATCTTACAATACACTGGTCGGTGTATCTGATATCGTCGGTGATTCCTTCATATTTATTTTAGATATTAATGAAAATGTCTCACTTATATCTTTGTTCCTTTTTTATTAGTTGATGTAGAAATAATATGATCCAGGTATTTAGTGATATATTCTATTAGGACTGCTCGATTCGGATTGATGTAACCTGCCTTCGGCGAGGCCGAATCGGGTCGCGGTCGACGAGACCGCTGTCGAGATCAATAGAGAGTGATCTTGGTTATACGATACAATAGACATCGAGAATCAGCTTCGTGTTCACATAGAATTGTTCGGACGACATGGCACTGATCCGGCGGCTGCGTTTCTGCATCGGCTCGGCGAGAAATACGATCCCTCGGAGGCCGTGTTTCTCGCCGATGGATTCGGTTATCGGACTGCTATCTCTCGATTAGGTCTGAGCGATCGGCTCGATTACGTCGAGTGAAACCCGATCGGGAAACGGTTCATGCCCTCAAAGTGCGGGTCGAACCACTCTCACGATTCGTGGGTGGACGGTCGGTCGGACGTCCGCGAGTGATTGGTACGATACACACAATACTATAACTTCCACAGCCCGCATTAAGCGCTCGATGGACGAACACCGGACGAGGAGGTCGCTGACTACATAGCCTATAAGGAACCAAGGAAGACCACGGTTCGCACGTATCGCACATCCAGTGGGGATGACGGGTCGTTGGAGTGGCCGAGAAGCGCCATAGTGCATCGAACGTCCTGGGTTTGAGTTAGCGCTCTCGAGCGAAACAATCGAGTACGAGCTTTGCGCCGCCAAGGACGACTGGGCCGATGAACAATCCGACCGCACCGAAGACGACGAGCCCGCCGAAGATACCAACGACGACGATCGCGGAATCGAAGGCGTCGGTCCGGCTAATCAGCGCGGGACGAAGGTACGAATCCGAGAGGCTGACGAGCAGTCCATACACGGCCATCGCCGCACCGACGGTCGGTCGGCCGATCGCGACGAGATAGACCGCAACCAGAATCCAGATCCCGAACGCGCTGACGAGGGGCAGCAGTGTCAGAACGAACGTGGCGACGGTGAGAAAGACAACGGCGGGTACATCGGCGATCGCCAGTCCGATGCCGAGTAGTATCGCCTGAATGGCGGCGACGGCGACGTTGCCGACGACCGAGGCCCACATGAGCTGGTCCAGTCCCGTGCGGAGCTCTTCGAGGACCTCCTCATCGATCGGCAGTACCCACTGAAACCACGCGACGAGCCGATCCCCGTCCCGCAACAGGGCGAAGAAAACGAACAGCGCGATGGTCAGCCCGATGAAGAGACTCGGCAACCCACCAACGAGGTCGAGCACTCCACTCGTGATTTCCTGGATGCCCGTCGCAATGCGATCCTGATTCGCTTCGTAGAGGGGGTTGAGATCGATGACGTATCCGTTGGCCTCGAGGGCGATCTCGATGGTCTCGATGGCGAGTTGTCCTCGGCGAATACGTGGACGATCCCGAGTGAGTGTTGGACAGCGACCCCGATAATCCAGACGAGCGGGATGAGGACGACGAGTCCCGTGGCTACGACGACAGTCATCGCTGCGATCGCCGGCATGACGTACTGCTCGAGGCGCCGCTGGACTGGTATCAGAATGTACGCGAGGATGACGCCAAACAGGACGTACTGGAGATACGGCAGGAAGACGAGTAGCGCGAGGAGCCCGCTCAGCAGTGCAAGCGCGGTCAGTCCGGGCTGCTCGCCGACCCAATCCGGCGAAGCGGAGGCATCCGACATAGACGGCGGTAATACCTCTGTGGATTCGTACGTTTTTATAAACTAACAGAGATGGGTAGATTATTCACAGTTAAGATTAGAGAAATGAACATGGTAGCTCTTCACGATCGGCATCTCAGTCCGAATCATCCCGTTCGAGTGGGGGTCGTCCAATGACTGATCCAGCCATCGAGACGACGGGTCTGACCAAACGATTCGGCGACACTCCCGTCGTCTCCGGGATCGACCTGTCGGTCCCCCCTGAATCCGTCTACGGCTTTCTCGGCCCGAACGGGGCCGGGAAAACGACGACGATGCGGATGCTGACGACGCTGATCCGGCCCACGAGTGGAAGCGCGCATGTCGCCGGCCACCCGATCCACGACCGCGACGCGGTCGTTCCCCACATCGGCTACCTGCCCGAAGAACCGCCGCTGTACGACGAACTGACCGCCCGCGAACAACTGCGATACATCGCCGGGCTGCGGGACATGAACGAGATGGTAATGAACGACCGAATCGATGCCTTCCTCGATCGCTTCGATCTACTGGATGCGGCGAACGATCGTATCGACACGTACTCGAAGGGGATGAAACAAAAGACGGCCCTGATCCAGACGATTCTGCACGAACCGGACGTCGTCTTCCTCGACGAACCCACATCAGGATTGGATCCCCGTGCTGCTCGGACAGTTCGAGATCTCATCGCTGAACTGACGGCTGAGGGGATGACCGTCTTTCTCTCGACGCACATCCTTCCCGTCGTCGAGCAGGTAGCAGATACCGTCGGCGTGCTACACGACGGAACACTCG
Above is a genomic segment from Halalkalicoccus sp. NIPERK01 containing:
- a CDS encoding aldo/keto reductase translates to MLDDSQHRLGFGTYSLTGEGGIETMTAAIESGYRHIDTARLYGNEPEVGDAIDRASVDRKDLFVATKIGHFEEPEKTPEYVRSGVEESRERLDVETIDLLYHHWPRRSGEIETVLPVFEELVEAGAVDRIGVSNYTIDDVRRARDLIDVPLYANQVEMHPLLQQHELHAFLRENDIHLVAYSPLAQGTVFDVPELTEIAEKHGTSAATVSLAWLLDKDGVVPIPRSSDVAHARANLDARDLELDREDLDRIESVDDTVRCEDPDWMEW
- a CDS encoding C-terminal binding protein; this translates as MTHRLLVSDTKVIDTEAIREELDASDVRLERTDARMPDDLIDVAAEIDGLVVDANTHVTERVISSLNSLEVVGRAGIGVDNVDVRAAADHGVTVVNVPDYCLDEVSTHALGLMLACVRRIPTFDRAVRDGTWDWTVGRPIDRLQGQTVGLVAFGKIARSLSRKLRGFDVDVLVYDPYVSEPEMAGFDVTKVSFRNLLDRSHVVSVHAPLTNETRGLFDVDAFSSMRENAVLVNTARGGIVDESALHGALVSGEIAAAGLDVREEEPPTATPLSELETVVFTPHVGWYSEASRSELTRSVFVDVLQVLDGGDPDHPVDPESSW
- a CDS encoding ABC transporter ATP-binding protein, whose protein sequence is MTDPAIETTGLTKRFGDTPVVSGIDLSVPPESVYGFLGPNGAGKTTTMRMLTTLIRPTSGSAHVAGHPIHDRDAVVPHIGYLPEEPPLYDELTAREQLRYIAGLRDMNEMVMNDRIDAFLDRFDLLDAANDRIDTYSKGMKQKTALIQTILHEPDVVFLDEPTSGLDPRAARTVRDLIAELTAEGMTVFLSTHILPVVEQVADTVGVLHDGTLVAEDTPERLTHRAEQERTLEDVFLDVTSDERAVIER
- a CDS encoding universal stress protein, which translates into the protein MTLDTILVALETDGEHESLIEAVLNVATSADVSVVLGVVHPEETFESAVQGLDEPARSPDEVAKRSESVRSAIERFEAEGVSCKVRGAVGDPDELLVSMAEQIAADQLFIQGRKRTPAGKALFGSTAQAVLLNAPCPVTFVRQ
- a CDS encoding IclR family transcriptional regulator; the protein is MVNNESRTVEAVNITLKILEELERQNGARVTELSSELGYSKGTIHSHLATLLNREYVAKRGNVYRLGLRFLKLGQVVADRIEFYDIIKEELEDMVEQCGELSQFAIEEHGKAVYLHKAEGDKAVQTASTVGAREYMHCIALGKAILAHMPEERVDEIIDTHGLPKYTERTITTQPELKDELQEIRERGYAYDDEEKIDGLRCVAAVVKPNDELIGAVSVSGPASRMEGKRYREEIPNLVTRAANVIEINSKFS